One genomic window of Candidatus Pseudobacter hemicellulosilyticus includes the following:
- a CDS encoding GH92 family glycosyl hydrolase: MHVFEDMKQHLLIAALFLTNGLYARQNPDLVRYVNTLQGTNSKFELTRGNTYPTTALPFGMNTWTPQTGRNGDGWKYQYEKKTIRGFQQAHQCSSWSNDYAVFSVMPMIGKLTVNEDERASKFSHANETARPDYYSVQFDNGIKTEISPVERGAHLRFSFPAKQNSYLVLDGYTRMSMVKIIPSERKIIGYVNNGHQKPDNFRNYFVIVFDQPFVSYGTWENRDNTVKNDATDAEGRGVGAWLQFKSGVKVQAKVVSSYISTEQAEITLQRELGGFKNLEDTRKAANAIWNKHLSRILVEGNSEVDKTTFYSCFFRASLFSRMFFEYDKDGKPCYYSPYDGKIHYGYMYTDTGFWDTFRGQFPLNTILHPTMHGRYMQALLAAKEQCGWLPAWSFPGEAGSMIGNHAISLLTDAWVKGIRTFDPQQALADYLHEATNKGPWGPANGRHGWKEYYQLGYVPYPEVGEATAKTLEYAYDDFCGYQLAKEVNAPFYADIFSRQMYNYRNVYDPSTGFMRGRNSKGEWKPDFDPIEWGGAYTEGNAWHWLWSVFHDVQGLINLVGGDKQLVTKMDSVFSVPSNYKVGVYGHPIHEITEMVMANMGQYAHGNQPIQHMIYLYNYAGQPWKAQFHAREVMRRLYSGTEDGYPGDEDQGQTSSWYVLSALGFYSVCPGTDEYVFGSPVFEKVTITMENGKKFVVNAKGNSASNVYIQDATLNGQSYTRNFIRHSDLVNGGVLDLTMGAAPATTRGIAPADRPFSLSAPASR; the protein is encoded by the coding sequence ATGCATGTTTTTGAAGATATGAAACAACACCTGCTCATTGCCGCTCTTTTCCTGACAAATGGCTTATACGCCCGGCAAAATCCCGACCTGGTGCGCTATGTAAATACCCTGCAAGGCACCAATTCAAAATTTGAACTGACCCGAGGAAACACCTATCCCACTACGGCCCTGCCCTTCGGTATGAATACCTGGACACCGCAGACCGGCCGCAATGGTGATGGCTGGAAGTACCAGTATGAGAAGAAGACCATCCGTGGTTTTCAGCAGGCACACCAGTGCAGCTCCTGGAGTAACGACTATGCCGTATTCTCTGTCATGCCCATGATCGGCAAGCTCACTGTCAATGAGGACGAGCGGGCCAGCAAATTCAGTCATGCCAATGAAACAGCCCGCCCGGATTATTACAGCGTGCAGTTTGACAATGGCATCAAAACAGAGATCAGTCCTGTTGAGCGGGGCGCCCACCTGCGCTTTTCTTTTCCCGCCAAACAGAACAGTTACCTGGTGCTGGATGGTTACACCCGCATGAGCATGGTGAAGATCATTCCTTCAGAAAGGAAGATCATCGGTTACGTGAACAACGGCCACCAGAAGCCCGACAATTTCCGGAACTACTTTGTCATTGTCTTTGATCAGCCCTTTGTCAGCTATGGCACCTGGGAAAACAGGGACAATACCGTGAAGAATGACGCCACTGATGCAGAAGGCCGGGGCGTTGGCGCCTGGCTGCAATTCAAAAGCGGCGTTAAGGTACAGGCCAAAGTAGTGTCCTCCTATATCAGTACAGAACAGGCGGAGATCACCCTCCAGCGCGAGCTGGGCGGTTTCAAGAACCTGGAAGATACCCGCAAGGCTGCCAATGCCATCTGGAACAAACACCTGTCCCGGATCCTGGTAGAAGGCAACTCGGAAGTGGACAAGACCACTTTCTATTCCTGCTTCTTCCGGGCCAGTCTTTTCTCCCGCATGTTCTTTGAATATGACAAGGATGGCAAGCCCTGTTACTACAGTCCCTACGATGGAAAGATCCACTATGGCTATATGTATACGGACACTGGTTTCTGGGACACCTTCCGCGGCCAGTTCCCGCTCAATACCATCCTGCATCCTACCATGCATGGCCGCTATATGCAGGCCCTGCTGGCGGCAAAGGAACAATGCGGCTGGTTACCGGCCTGGTCCTTCCCCGGTGAAGCGGGCAGTATGATCGGCAATCATGCCATCTCCCTGCTGACCGACGCCTGGGTGAAAGGTATCCGTACTTTTGATCCGCAGCAGGCCCTGGCCGATTACCTCCATGAAGCCACCAACAAAGGCCCCTGGGGCCCTGCCAATGGCCGTCATGGCTGGAAAGAATATTACCAGCTGGGGTATGTTCCCTATCCTGAAGTAGGAGAAGCCACCGCCAAGACCCTGGAATATGCCTATGACGATTTCTGTGGCTACCAGCTGGCCAAAGAAGTGAATGCTCCTTTCTATGCTGATATCTTTTCCCGGCAGATGTACAATTACCGGAACGTCTATGATCCCAGCACCGGTTTCATGCGCGGCAGGAACAGCAAAGGCGAATGGAAACCCGATTTTGATCCTATTGAATGGGGTGGCGCCTATACTGAAGGCAATGCCTGGCACTGGCTCTGGTCCGTGTTCCATGATGTGCAGGGCCTGATCAACCTGGTAGGCGGCGATAAGCAGCTGGTGACCAAGATGGACAGTGTGTTCTCCGTGCCCAGCAATTACAAAGTGGGCGTGTACGGTCACCCCATCCACGAGATCACCGAAATGGTGATGGCCAATATGGGCCAGTATGCACACGGCAACCAGCCCATCCAGCATATGATCTATCTCTACAACTATGCAGGCCAGCCCTGGAAAGCACAGTTCCATGCGCGTGAAGTGATGCGCAGGCTGTACAGCGGCACAGAAGATGGTTATCCTGGTGATGAAGACCAGGGACAAACTTCTTCCTGGTATGTACTCAGCGCACTGGGCTTCTACAGCGTATGCCCCGGTACAGATGAATATGTATTCGGCAGCCCGGTATTTGAGAAAGTGACCATCACTATGGAGAACGGGAAAAAGTTTGTGGTGAATGCCAAAGGCAATAGCGCCAGCAACGTGTATATCCAGGATGCCACGCTGAACGGCCAGTCCTATACCCGGAACTTTATCCGGCATTCGGACCTGGTGAATGGCGGTGTGCTGGACCTCACAATGGGTGCGGCGCCTGCTACAACAAGAGGCATCGCACCGGCTGACCGGCCCTTCTCGCTCAGCGCACCGGCATCCAGATAA